The Anoplolepis gracilipes chromosome 7, ASM4749672v1, whole genome shotgun sequence genome segment TATTGGCAGTATTTACAGGTCATTTTGTTGCACCCATCAATTTTGCTAATGAAAGAATGACACTTTGGACAAGTTTTCGcgttattctaaaaataacaattattcttGAGATAATGctctttaaatctttctatTAGTTATGTgatctaattattaattttcatattaaaaatcatgcaCGTTTTATGATACCTGCAGATATTCAGTTGTAAGAGTTTCTTGAACTAATTGAATTTGTCGCTTGCCATACTTGTTTTCCAGACGCTTTTTTTCCTTATCATCACTATTCTTGTAGTCATTAACGAGCTTCTTAATGTCATCTGATATCATGCATGGCGCAGCTCCATGGAACAActgtttatgtaataattaatacgggataatatttatctgtttAAGTGATGGAACAAGTTTTTCATTACCTTATAGCAATAAATACaaaagcaataattgcaaaCGGGACAGATCGGTGCAACATCATTCGGATTGTCCCTGATCATTGGATTTTGGCATGAAATTCTCGGGCAATATATTACATCGTTCATAGTGTTTAACGTTATTCGCAGCACGAGTTCTTCATATTGTGAAAACAAGTTCGGACAGAGAGTTTTAATATCGttacaatttatttcgaaACTGCAGTTTAACGTCGgacataatataatcttaacgtgctcgttaattttaatacgtaTGTATTCCTCCATACAGCTTTTGCAGTAAACATGTCCGCAGTTTTTCAGCTCTATACATTTTACCCCGCTGTGTTTCTCCAAGCATATGTGACAAATGTGAAAGTTGCTATCAAATTGTTTCCTATGTTGCTCtctattataagatattaacatttttttgagaTCCAAAGACAAAATAGCATTTATAGCTCTGGGATCAGACAAGTGTGCTAGACGAAATGTGATACGATCACCGGGTGTTATGCGAGTTAAGTGCATGAAGGAAACGTCCAAAGAGTCTTGTATGCGGAGGAAATTAAAGAGactattttgtagaaaatctATCCACAGGAACAGGATCTCGCTGCCTTGATTCTCTTTCCACATCTTGTCCAATTCCTGACAAACAAAAGATATATCCCAGGGAGTCAACCAGACAATAGCTAGACAAAAATTTGGTGGCCTTTGAGATGGATACGTATCTGGAAATAGAATGTACAATCTGATCGGTGGCAGATGttcgacaaaaattttatcacatgGAGTAATCGCATCAAAGGTTGCATTGGAAGAGGAGCAACCCGTGAAGTTCACTTTTAGCTTTCTATCAAGTTTgggaaatatattaattgtgcaTTTTATCTGCTCGTTTTTTGAACAAGAAAACTCGTTTTCCTCGTAAATATTAGAAAGAGCAATTACTTCGTCCTCCTGTCGCATACGATCACTTGTAATCGTGtaagacattttaaatatcttcgaGATAAAAATCCTGAAAAAATAATGGTACTAAAATTAGAGAATTCTTCAATTtagttaataaattcaaaatcacACTTCTTCATAttcaagagataaaaaaaacaacaaaccTGCTGAGGTCGTCACACTTCTTGGAAAAGTGCGTATTTAACTTTgcctttgaaattataaaaagattttttttttttttttttacttgaacTGAACACAatagaatgaaataaatatttaaaagtttgaaggaaaaaaaattacgagaaATGCAAAATGTTCAGCTCAAAAGAACAGacctgaaataaaaaaaatataaaaaaatgtttccaatattaaaataaatacagacGTGCACATgcattattaaatctttaagctacaaattaatattaaaacttgtaaaagtatataaagaagaaatgtgataagaattaatgatttaaatattcaaaaaccACGATGAGAAATTACACCCCGAAAATGTGAAGCCGATGCAACAAGTTTTAAGCCGTGATTACATTGTAGGTTGCGGGTTAGGTTGCGGTTGGGGTTGCTATTGGACATTGGGAACCAACCAATCACAGCAAAGCAACCTTTGCTGTGATTGGTTGGTTCCCCATCTCTACGGCCGCGTTCGAGGAGACGCTATTATAGTCGgatctcttatcctacgacattttcggtccagaatcttccccttaaatcTCTGcttacgacaaaaatttgagagtgggggtataattccccatTCGCGGTCGTAGGATGAAAGGTCCGACTGTACTAAACGAACGAATGACGAATGAAATGAAAGACATCATTTTtcactcattttttttttttgtcattcgTTTAAgtgtaaatatctatataatacttttacaaGACTGGGATCAAAACAAACGCGTATGAACacgtgttatatatttatggcGGGAAAAAGTAATTATGCGTGCACGCGCGAGCACGTGTtgagattaatttaatgatttgtCTGAGAGAAACAGcatatttaatttgcatttttcaacatttgtTCTATTAtagaatcttttatatttcaacttttatGCAGAACCGAACGTCGAAATGATCTGAACATTATTAGACTAAAAAAGGGTTGAAGCAAGAAGTGAGGAAAGAGCGAATTTAAAAGTTCTCTTGAATAATGACAAACAAGTTTATTACAGCCCTTCACGTGGAATTCACGTGCGGAATTATTTTGGAAATTTCTTCGTGAAGTTTCAAAGCTCTCGTTACAATCGAAGCATTGCCTTTTACGGTTGTGTCATTTTGACAGGTGACaggatgaaatatattatcattgttTGAACGTAAAAATATTCGAAGATCACCTCCGAAATTTTCTACtacttgtatttatttacgcGATTGTAATTCTTCAACGCGATTGTGTGGCTTGCACTTTGACACGCACTGCGTGtcgataaacaaaaaaaagatcttGTTTTCTCTGTCTTATCGGTTCTTTCATGATTACGAAATTACCGGATCCCAATGTTTACTCTGCTGAGGAAAATGACGCACAATGGATTTTTGGTTCGCTCTACCCATACTGGTGGATCTTACGAGGTAAATACATTTGATAATCatctactttaatattttaagaattgcTCATgtctcatatattatttacagttaaaaattttttttaatattattactattaatgaaaaaaacagCAAAGTTTATTTTGGCTGCTGTCAATTTCTgacagaattattttaaaatgttattaaatatctaattatattacttatatttatatttttatatttacatatgtatgtaaattttgcactataataattctcttttaagaacattttacattatttatataattgtagaaatattattagaaccattacatataaagtaatattgagCAAGAATAAGACACGCTATgtgattgatataaaaaattaattcagatatataaatattgtattatttttacaggATGCTATAAAAGTGCTATGCACTTTACAAAGCAATGCTGCATACTTACAATCTGTTATAAAGCATGATGCGAACAATCCTGAGAGATTAAAAGAAACAGAGAAATATCTACTTCGGTAACAAGACTATCaatgttacaatattaatataattaaagtcaaGAGAActttaatttagttttctcatctaataagtaaaatactatacttacaaaatttattgttaagtgtatttttaatttgatttatgacGTGTCTAACTTCAAGGTGCACAGTAACTTTAAATCTGTATTACATCGTAGATCTGGCATTACTCTGGAGCAACTTGACAAATTATCTGTCGTACACGTGGCTGGTACAAAGGGCAAAGGCACGACGTGCGCGTTCACAGAGGCAATTCTACGACAATACGGTTTCAGCACTGGTTTCTTCAGTTCACCCCATCTGGTCTCTGTGAGAGAGCGTATCCGATTAAATGGCGAGCCCCTCAGCCAGGCCTGCTTCGCCCATTTCTTCTGGGACACTTATCGACGCTTGGAGCAAGCACGAGAATGCGAGTCCGACATGCCGACGTACTTCAAATTTCTGACGATTCTCTCGTTCCACGTATTTCTGGAGGC includes the following:
- the LOC140667428 gene encoding E3 ubiquitin-protein ligase RNF14-like, with the translated sequence MSYTITSDRMRQEDEVIALSNIYEENEFSCSKNEQIKCTINIFPKLDRKLKVNFTGCSSSNATFDAITPCDKIFVEHLPPIRLYILFPDTYPSQRPPNFCLAIVWLTPWDISFVCQELDKMWKENQGSEILFLWIDFLQNSLFNFLRIQDSLDVSFMHLTRITPGDRITFRLAHLSDPRAINAILSLDLKKMLISYNREQHRKQFDSNFHICHICLEKHSGVKCIELKNCGHVYCKSCMEEYIRIKINEHVKIILCPTLNCSFEINCNDIKTLCPNLFSQYEELVLRITLNTMNDVIYCPRISCQNPMIRDNPNDVAPICPVCNYCFCIYCYKLFHGAAPCMISDDIKKLVNDYKNSDDKEKKRLENKYGKRQIQLVQETLTTEYLQNNAKTCPKCHSFISKIDGCNKMTCKYCQYTFCWLCGQLITLINGYLHFTNANSPCFGRLFEGIEDDNYYNIDNLEIMENVVWVDLNFDEVLEN